The genomic window GAGGGGGTGACTCCAGAATCTGCGATCTTTGGCACTAACCAACCGCACGCCTGATAATGACCGTGGTGCCCGACGGTCCGATCGTCGTCTTGACCGGGGCCGGCATCAGCCGCGAATCCGGACTCCACACTTTCCGCGACGCCGACGGCATCTGGGCCACGGTCAGGGTCGAGGATGTGGCCACACCGGAGGCCTTCGCCCGCGATCCCAAGCGGGTTCAGGAATTCTACAATGCGCGCCGCCGGAGCCTGGTCGATCCCAAGATCCAGCCGAATGCCGCGCATCTGGCGCTCGCCAAGCTCGAACGCGCATGGCCGGGCCCGGTCAAGGTGGTGACCCAGAATATCGACGATCTGCACGAGCGCGCCGGCACCAAGGATCTCATCCACATGCATGGCGAGCTCCTGAAGGCGCGCTGCCTTGGCTGCGATGCCGTCTTCTCCTGGAAGCTCGATATCGCGGCAGGCAGCCTCTGCCCGGAGTGCGCCGCCCGCGGCCGCCTCCGCCCGCATGTAGTCTGGTTCGGAGAGATGCCGCTCGCCATGGAGGCGATCGATGAGGCGCTCGCCCG from Pseudomonadota bacterium includes these protein-coding regions:
- the cobB gene encoding NAD-dependent protein deacylase, producing the protein MTVVPDGPIVVLTGAGISRESGLHTFRDADGIWATVRVEDVATPEAFARDPKRVQEFYNARRRSLVDPKIQPNAAHLALAKLERAWPGPVKVVTQNIDDLHERAGTKDLIHMHGELLKARCLGCDAVFSWKLDIAAGSLCPECAARGRLRPHVVWFGEMPLAMEAIDEALARCALFLSIGTSGNVYPAAGFVDQVNRRGKAHTVELNLEPSQGASAFAECIHGPATELVPRFVDRLLAG